The nucleotide sequence CCAGTTGCATTTTTTTCTCCGGAATTCTCAACCGATAGCGATCCCAGGAGCCAGATCTGCCGCCGTAATCCAGCCGGAAGTTGAGGTTATCTTCCCGTTTGACCCCACCCCAGAGTGTAAGTCCCGGCAACCCCTGGGCAAAACTGAAGGCAGGAATTGCCCCGACCAGACAGGTGGCGATCGCCAGACCAGACAGGGCGCGTTTCATACGAGAGTTGAAAGACATAGGTTGCTTACCCGAATGAGCAGAGGTTAGTGCGTGAGTAGACGTATATGAATGTATCAGGTTCTTGATCGGTGAACTCACCTGATCAACATCATATCGAGGGCATAGACGAATTGGGGGATAGCAAAAGTTCCTTAAAAGCCAGTCCATGCCCTGCTCATACCCGACATACTTGAATATTTATGAAGTTTCTTTATTTTAAGTAATAAAATCCATAAGTCAGAATCATAAGACAACGTTAAAGATACAAATCCTTGAATCGCGATCGCCCTAGGATGCAATACAGGTTCTCAGAAATACAGGGGGAGAATTCCTGTGCTTTTTTGAACCCTGTTGCCATCCCATACAGGTTCGAATGCAGACTATATGAACGCAAATTGAATGCAAACTGTGAGGCCAGGTTTCTCAAGTGTGAGTCTATAAGAATCACTGAACTGAAATGACTTTCTGAAATGACTTTGAAAGATCGCTGAATGATTACTGAGTTTGGAAGCGCCCATGACTATTGCTGTTGAAAAAGAGATTAAGGAAAACGAGCAGCCACTGGCTGAGTCAAAGGTGCGGAAGCGGATTGGTGTCCCAAAGGAAATTTATCCCAATGAATGTCGGGTCGCGGCTACACCAGATACAGCCAGAATCCTGCAAAAAATGGGGTTTGAAGTCCTGATTGAGAGCAACGCTGGAGAAAATGCCAACTTCCCAGACAGTGCCTATGAGGAAGCTGGTTGCCGGATTGTCCCTGATGCCGAAACCCTCTGGAATTCAGCCGATATTGTGCTCAAGGTACGGATGCCAGAAATGCACCCAATCCTGAACAAACATGAAGTGGATCTGCTGCCTGAGGGTGGAACACTGATCAGTTTTATCTACCCCGCTCAAAATGCTGATCTGCTGAACCGTCTGGCTGCCCGTAAGGCCACCGTTCTGGCAATGGATGCCATCCCCCGCATCAGCCGTGCCCAGAAATTAGATGCCCTCAGTTCGATGGCAAATATTGCAGGCTATCGGGCAGTGATTGAGGCCGCCAATAATTTTGGGCGGTTTTTCACTGGGCAGATTACTGCTGCCGGAAAGGTGCCCCCTGCCAAGGTGCTGATCATCGGTGCTGGAGTGGCGGGGTTAGCGGCGATCGGCACTGCCAGAGGATTGGGGGCGATCGTGCGTGCCTTTGACACCCGTCCGGTGGTGAAAGAGCAGGTACAGAGCCTGGGGGCGGAGTTCCTGGAACTGGATTTTGAGGAAGATGGTACAGGACAGGGTGGTTACGCCAAGGTGATGAGCGAAGAGTTCATCAAAGCAGAAATGGCATTATTTGCTGCCCAGGCAAAGGAAGTAGACATTATCATTACCACGGCACTGATTCCTGGGAAGAAAGCCCCTTTGCTGATCACCCGCGACATGGTGGAAAGCATGAAAGAAGGCTCTGTGATTGTGGACATGGCAGCCGAACAGGGGGGGAACTGTGAAGTAACCAGACCCGGTGAGGTTTACAAGTACAAGGGGGTCACGATCATTGGTTTGACTGATCTGCCCAGCCGCATGGCGAATCAGGCAAGCCAGCTTTACGGCAAAAACCTGTGCTATCTGCTAGAGGATATGGGAGGAGCCGAAAACTACAAGATAGACCTGGATGATGAGGTGATCCGTGGTGCCCTGGTGTTGCACAATGGCGAGATTACCTATCCCCCACCAAAACCACCTGCCCCTCCAGAAGCCCCCAAACCTGCTCCAGTTCCGGTAGGGTCAACTCAAGCCGCTGAACCAGAAAAACCTTCAACAATTAACTTCGGCATGGTCGGGTTGATCCTGGCAGGGATTGCCCTGTTCAGTGTAGGTTCAGTAGCACCGCCCTCTTTTCTGACCCACTTCACTGTGTTTGTGCTGGCGTGCTTTGTTGGTTACCAGGTGATCTGGAATGTGACTCCAGCCCTGCACACACCTCTGATGAGTGTGACCAACGCTATCAGCGGCATCATCATTCTGGGTGGAATGCTCCAGATATCCGGTTCACCCACCTCCGCCACCACCATCCTGGGCGCGATCGCCATCCTCATTGGCACTATCAACATCTCTGGAGGCTTTCTGGTCACCCAGCGAATGCTGAAGATGTTTCAAAAGTGAGCGTAGTAAGGAGCAACAACCCCTCTGACCACTCCTCACTCCTCACTCCTCATCCCCTTACTTCTTAACAAACCATGTCCAACAACCTGCTGACTGTCGCTTACATTGCAGCGAGTGTCCTGTTTATCCTCAGCCTGGGAGGACTCTCTAACCAGGAA is from Leptothermofonsia sichuanensis E412 and encodes:
- the pntA gene encoding Re/Si-specific NAD(P)(+) transhydrogenase subunit alpha produces the protein MTIAVEKEIKENEQPLAESKVRKRIGVPKEIYPNECRVAATPDTARILQKMGFEVLIESNAGENANFPDSAYEEAGCRIVPDAETLWNSADIVLKVRMPEMHPILNKHEVDLLPEGGTLISFIYPAQNADLLNRLAARKATVLAMDAIPRISRAQKLDALSSMANIAGYRAVIEAANNFGRFFTGQITAAGKVPPAKVLIIGAGVAGLAAIGTARGLGAIVRAFDTRPVVKEQVQSLGAEFLELDFEEDGTGQGGYAKVMSEEFIKAEMALFAAQAKEVDIIITTALIPGKKAPLLITRDMVESMKEGSVIVDMAAEQGGNCEVTRPGEVYKYKGVTIIGLTDLPSRMANQASQLYGKNLCYLLEDMGGAENYKIDLDDEVIRGALVLHNGEITYPPPKPPAPPEAPKPAPVPVGSTQAAEPEKPSTINFGMVGLILAGIALFSVGSVAPPSFLTHFTVFVLACFVGYQVIWNVTPALHTPLMSVTNAISGIIILGGMLQISGSPTSATTILGAIAILIGTINISGGFLVTQRMLKMFQK